One segment of Plasmodium vivax chromosome 14, whole genome shotgun sequence DNA contains the following:
- a CDS encoding hypothetical protein, conserved (encoded by transcript PVX_122700A), whose protein sequence is MEDETENDLVGLVLSELEMSREYIRGKFKGTEKGGKGETGGREQTGGEPREVYKNYDKILTSIEDKIAFYKNLSEVERAKGGKTRTGETSQNGENFPPEERCQKTARRDNFFEEYEKNKSSLQKMKKKTIAGYTAEGNAIIINNDKFCKTFSSYNFASDRKNGLTGGTLQGGDDLSELSCSSSSVVSLHSFVKSEKAKRVRSNREAYVRHKYHDHAFVNHKLYPCSDCSSSSFSWYSDDYDDLFYYSSLLKEDKRLRSQCAGEAAGGKEAAKEREKESEKNNQPCNQKRNADKHNWQLERDAANESPFYNYIYFRFAEKDKRKAYPVFVNTINGKKKMYNLKKICRLTHKKNYNPVDANKYELDASLFSYKNCKFLPSVKNETNRKGSQLVQMHSGDVLKRKHFDSDEINYAIDKIIHQLGRISSSEKEDKGKFNHSDHFNNFLKKNREFLKRENNFTFQKLCETEKIRLKVKIIGTDGRVIKNKSLDNVLINKNKTFGDLAARLGHSFKLPKDKIENIKMYFDGDLCDKGLTFDNEELGLEDGFQIDVKFPLSDDNANKEDEANLSDDNYVLYLPDSYVID, encoded by the exons ATGGAGGACGAGACGGAGAACGACCTGGTGGGGCTTGTTCTGTCAGAACTTGAAATGTCCAGGGAGTATATTAGGGGCAAATTTAAAGGCACAGAGAAGGGGGGCAAAGGAGAAACAGGAGGGAGggaacaaacggggggagaaCCCAGGGAGGTGTACAAAAACTACGATAAGATACTAACCAGCATTGAGGACAAAATTgcgttttataaaaatctgAGCGAGGTGGAAagggcaaaagggggaaaaacccgCACTGGGGaaactagccaaaatggggagaactTCCCCCCTGAGGAACGCTGCCAAAAGACGGCGAGGAGGGACAACTTTTTCGAAGaatacgaaaaaaacaaatccaGTCtgcagaaaatgaagaagaaaaccaTCGCAGGGTACACAGCGGAAGGCAATGCGATAATCATAAACAATGacaaattttgcaaaacgtttAGTAGCTACAATTTCGCTAGTGATCGGAAGAATGGGCTGACAGGTGGGACTCTCCAAGGAGGGGACGACTTGAGCGAGCTCTCCTGCTCAAGCTCGAGCGTCGTTTCGCTACACAGTTTTGTGAAAAGTGAGAAGGCTAAACGGGTTAGAAGCAACAGGGAAGCGTACGTAAGGCATAAATATCATGACCACGCTTTTGTAAATCATAAGTTGTATCCCTGTAGTGACTGCTCGTCCAGTTCATTCAGCTGGTACAGCGACGATTACGACGATCTGTTCTACTACTCCAGTTTGTTGAAGGAGGACAAAAGGTTGCGAAGCCAATGCGCGGGGGAAGccgcaggggggaaggaggcggcgaaggagagggagaaggagagCGAGAAAAACAATCAACCGTGTaaccaaaaaaggaacgcaGACAAGCACAACTGGCAGCTCGAACGCGACGCCGCAAACGAATCCCCCTTCTACAACTACATCTATTTCAGGTTCGCTGAAAAGGACAAACGGAAAGCCTACCCCGTCTTTGTAAACAccataaatggaaaaaaaaaaatgtataatttaaaaaaaatttgcagacttacacataaaaagaattacaaCCCTGTTGATGCAAATAAGTATGAACTAGATGCCTCACTATTCAGCTACAAAAATTGTAAGTTCCTTCCATCCGTTAAGAATGAAACGAACAGGAAGGGAAGTCAGCTCGTGCAAATGCACAGCGGCGATGTGTTGAAGAGGAAGCACTTCGATTCTGATGAGATAAACTA CGCAATAGACAAAATTATACATCAGCTGGGAAGAATCTCCAGCTCCGAAAAAGAAGACAAAGGAAAGTTCAACCACTCTGACCACTTCAACaactttcttaaaaaaaatagggagtTCCTAAAGCGGGAAAA CAATTTTACCTTCCAGAAGTTGTGCGAAACGGAGAAGATAAG GCTAAAAGTGAAGATCATCGGAACTGACGGGAGGGTAATCAAAAACAAAAGCCTGGACAATGTTCTAATCAACAAG AACAAAACCTTCGGCGATTTGGCCGCCCGCCTGGGACACTCGTTCAAGCTACCCAAGGacaaaatagaaaacatCAAAATGTACTTCGACGGGGATTTATGCGATAAGGGCCTTACATTTG ATAATGAGGAACTGGGGCTGGAAGATGGCTTCCAAATAGACGTGAAGTTCCCCCTGTCAGAC GATAACGCTAATAAGGAAGACGAGGCAAACCTCAGTGATGACAACTATGTGCTCTACCTACCCGACTCGTACGTCATAGATTAG
- a CDS encoding 40S ribosomal protein S15, putative (encoded by transcript PVX_122710A), protein MEDANKPKKRTFRTFHYRGVELDKLLDLSQDELVKLFRARQRRKFKRGISKKEKSLLKKLRKAKKECEVGEKPRAIPTHLRNMTIIPEMVGSIVAVHNGKQYNNVEIKPEMIGYYLGEFSITYKHTRHGKPGIGATHSSRFIPLK, encoded by the exons ATG GAAGACGCAAACAAACCCAAGAAAAGAACATTCAGAACGTTCCACTACAGAGGTGTGGAGCTCGACAAGCTACTGGACTTGAGCCAAGACGAATTGGTTAAACTTTTCCGAGCCAGGCAGAGAAGAAAGTTCAAAAGAGgaataagcaaaaaagaaaagtctcttttgaaaaaactcagaaaagcaaaaaaagaatgtgaGGTTGGAGAGAAGCCAAGAGCCATCCCAACTCACTTGAGGAACATGACGATCATTCCCGAGATGGTTGGCTCCATTGTCGCTGTGCATAATGGCAAACAGTATAACAACGTGGAAATAAAACCAGAAATGATTGGCTACTACTTGGGCGAATTTTCCATTACGTATAAGCACACGAGACATGGAAAGCCCGGTATCGGTGCTACTCACTCGTCCCGTTTCATCCCGCTGAAGTGA
- a CDS encoding hypothetical protein, conserved (encoded by transcript PVX_122705A): MKKNILENAEKTNDAAKDMTQSADHGEEKENMVSLRGFNLSYREKLENLKTIKNIDNNKKIIKLVLEDVDLDPKVIMQHVVNMLKEKTTLYTIVEINKEKYKVKYSEVTPDDYILFTENVRNIANCKYAYIGILKVAKYTKRCTFDEKSFQAWQNIPMEF; encoded by the coding sequence atgaagaaaaacattttggaaaacgcagaaaaaacgaatgatGCTGCAAAGGACATGACGCAAAGTGCAGACCAtggtgaggaaaaagaaaatatggTATCTCTGAGAGGATTTAATCTGTCGTATAGGGAAAAATTGGAGAACTTAAAgacaattaaaaatattgacaataataaaaaaattataaaactcGTTTTGGAGGATGTCGATTTGGATCCCAAAGTGATTATGCAGCATGTGGTCAACatgttaaaagaaaaaacgacgTTATACACAATTGTTGAAATAAATAAGGAGAAGTACAAAGTGAAGTACAGCGAAGTGACCCCCgatgattatattttatttacagaAAATGTTCGCAATATAGCCAATTGCAAATATGCGTATATTGGCATTTTGAAAGTTGCGAAGTATACCAAGAGATGCACGTTTGATGAAAAATCTTTCCAGGCGTGGCAGAACATCCCCATGGAGTTTTGA